The DNA window TGTGGCAGGAGGAACTTCGGAAGTGGATGCTGTCGGGCCATCACCTGTTCTGCTATTTCCTCTAGTTTCCAGACGCTCCATCATCCGTGACACGGACGCGATTCCAGCATTAACCTCTCTTCTCACTTCAGAACCAAGATCCGCCACGGACGAATTACGTGAAAAGAGTCTCTCCTTCCACCCTCGAGTACTCTTTGTAATAGATTCTTTGTACCTGTGTCATACAAAAGTATTGCAAAGCTTTAGGATAAAAATTCATTATGCTAGAAGGCTCAAGGCAAAAAATATATTGACAAAATTACAAACTATCCATACTTCATAGAGACAGCATTTAAGCGAGACTTCAGGGAGTCTGAGAAAGACTGAATATCCGATGGTCCAGCCCTGTCTGGAGTTGACTGTCCAGTGGAGTGCCTCCTGATGCATCATAGTCGTCATTTAGTTAGATAACCACAAAAAACTAACATGAGAAAACAGTATCTGAATATATACTAAGTACCTGTTAAAAAACCGAGGACTCGATACAGGAGTGCTATTTCCAGAAGAAACGACAGCATCCTGTTCAGCATCGTAGGTAAGCATCCCGGGACTTTGGTTTCCTGCATCTCCAACGCGAATAGCTCGTGGAGATGACTCACTAGCTCTAGGGGTGGCCGGATTTGAATCATTTTCTCCCTCCACATGGGCAGAAGATGAAGAAATTGTGCCAGCAGAAGGTGAATTTGGATGTGTAGAGAAAACTAGGAACTGTGGACGACCATGAGAGCCAGATCGTCCCCTGTGCCCCTCCCTTCTTCCAAGATGGTGTGCCCTTCccattgcagcagcagcagctagatgCTGTAGTATGCGCTCTTCAAGCTCAGCATCATTACCAACAGGCAGCTGCACAAGCATATCAAGGTAATCAGGAAAGACTTAAAAATGACACTTAATAACCAGCAAGTTAGAAGAAATGTATCATGAAGTGGTTTTGTAACACATACATGCTGCAGCTCAAAATCCCCAAGAGCAGGATGATGAAATATAGTTGTGTTTCGAGTTTGATTGGTTCTTATATTCCTCTCACGCTCTACTGCCTCGAGCAGCTCCTGACTGAGATATCAGTAAAACTAGAATTAGCCAGGAAGTAGCTACTTACTAGTCTAAGAGGATCAAAATGGTAAGCATAGTATTTGCACAGCCAAGAACTTGCCTGGTAGGATCCTTCATACTAATAGGCTGCCAACACATTGGGCACTGTGAACTTCTCTGACACCTATACAAAGTCCCATCAAGCATTAGCATGAAGAAAATTGTACAGGAACCAAATATAAAAATAGTCCGGGTCTACTAACCATTCTGCATGCATGGTTAAAATTCAGTGCCTTTTGCACATATAAAATATTTTTACAAGATGGGAAAGAGTGGAATCTGATTTATACCAATAGCATATGACTAGCAACATTGATAGAACCAGACAGAAAAATAAGGAGAGCACGGCAACTACAACTAATATGATAATTAGAAGGTCAAGCATTTTGATTACAACTGTCCATAAAGCCAGCATAGAAAGTGTTTGTTGAGCATATGAAGTTATCACTAAATTTTGTCAGTAACAAAACAGTACAGTTCAATAATAGCTCATCCCAAGTCGAGAAAGCTGTATACTATAGAGATGACAAACAACAAATTCAGGGACAATTTCCATGTGCAAAACCCACCTATGTTACAGGCTAAGTAAAGGCAACAGATATGGTCAACTAAACCACACAAGTACCTAAGGCACGGAGATTTCAATGTTCTAAAATGTGCCCTTAGTGATAACCACTAACTTATGCACCAAGATGAATTACTGATGGAACTAGGTACTGTTCACGTGCAAGGTGGGAATAATATAAAAAACTGTAACATGTAGGATGCATATATTAGAGCTAGTAACATACCATTCAAGAATGCATTGGAGATGGAACTCATGTTTGCAGCCAGTCAACTAGAAAACAAAGCAAGAGAAAGATTTGGTTACAGAAATAACCCCTATATGCAAAATAGCTCAACTAacaaaatggcaacttactgcaGAAGGGTTACTCTCACAGAAAGCCTCAAGACAAATGCTGCATGCATCATCACATGCGTCCTGAATGCCACCCTCCACAAAGGCTGCAGCAGATGTCAAACTCTCCATCTTAGCTTTGTCATCAGTTTCAGATGCCATTGCAATGGAATCACAGCCTGAAACCaaacaggaaaaaaaaaaggagtTCAGAATCAAGAATTTAATTCTCCATAGCAAAAATATTGAGCTGCTGAATTGAGAGGAAAAACAAATACGTTCAGCTATGTATTAGTATTTATTACAAGATCAAATTCCTAACAGTATTCAGAAAGTTTTGACATATGGAAGTTATCTTATACATCCTTTATTGAACAGTCCAGCCGAGACACTAATCACACTAGACAAGGGAACACGATACTAGGAAAATTATCAATATAAAACAACACTCGGTAGGAAAACAACAAGATCCACTTGGCAGGATAGGAGCATCTTATCTTTCATTTTACATTCTAATCCAACAAGTTCTACATAATAACATCAACAAAGCCTTGACATATTTATGCAAGCAATGCTCTAGAAAAGCATTAGCAACCTCTCAAAAATGCACAACTTTTTAGTAAATCACAATCTAATCATTGGAGCAGCACAAAAACAGAAGGAAAAGTTAATGGCACACAGAATTATCTGTCTCAGCCAAGACATGGGCTCAGCATAAGTACTCCATAAAGCTAGCAGACACATGAAAACTAATTTCAGAAATCAAAACTTTAGGTGCAAAACAAAAGATCACTGATTGTCACTGGTACTGGTATCTCCCTTGCTATCAAATCATTAGACCTTCCACAAATAGGAACAAATGCATCTCAAGTTTCAAGGTGTAGCAGGAAATAGAAGAATAGCGACACCAACTTCAATTTCCCGGTATGCATATTTGTGAATTTTGCCGAACACCACAGGGCTCTATTCCATACATCACACTCTCCTTAAAACAGCCCCAAGCATAGAGTCACACTCCTAACCACACATATCACTTAAAAGTGAGTCCATTTCCGATCATGTAGCAATACCCGGTTACAGCGGTACAGCCACGGCACACTCTGGTGCCAAGGCCCATTTCTGGATCAGCAACGGGCTAAGTGAGCCAGACTTGACACAGCGGAATACTCCACATTCTCTCACCTCGGTCAAACTGGACTCAAAACCCCAAGACATCAACTGTCAAATTTCTTCAGCACAAAACATCCTCAATCCCACAGAGGTCCTCACACAAATCCCCGCCGTCCCCCTAATCGCCCAGGACGAGCAGGCACAGGCACCTACCACACGGACCCGAATTCTCCGCGAAGCAAACCCCAGACGATCCGCTTTCCCGAAACAAACCCAACCGCAATTGGAACGGCCCGAACCCTCGAATCGCCGCAGCAGCAGGACCCGACCGGCCACGCCGCGGTCAGAGAGGTGAGGAGGGAGGCACGCGGGGGGATCTGGCCTTACCAGGCACCGCCGGGCCGCCGGCGACTCGGCGCACCCCCCGATCCGGCTCGGATTCGATGCGTGTGGCGTGGGGGAGCACGAAACCCTAGCCCTCTCTCTTCccccctcactctctctctcctcctctcgcTCTGTGATTGTGATGAGGTGTAGACGGGGGACGGCCGATCGGGAAAGGCAGACGGAGAGACGAAAAGGGGTGAGACGAGCCACTCGGCCCCCACCGGCCGCTCGTGGGCCCCGCCgcccccctctctctctttgTCCACCACCACCGCACTCCTCCGTCCACCACGCTGCCTCACTCGCTCACCCCATCTCCACACACACCGACGCGTGGGTCCAGAAACTGATTCGGCCCACACGTCGGTGGGTTACGACTCGACGAGCCGTGGCCGTGCCTGGTTCCGTGGGGGGTAGTTGGTGCGGGGCCACCGCTAGTCTGCTAGGACACGGCGGTGCGGCAGGCGGGCCGGTCGGCCTCCGTCCAAGTACGTTTTGACCGCCCCGCGCGCGGGGCCCGCTGTGGGGCTGACGTCGACCCCACGTGTCGGTGGGTGCGGCGTGTGGGGGTACCGGGTTCGCGAGCTGGGAAAGTTTATTCGGTCTTTGGAGGTGGGGCTGGGAGCTGCAGTGGGGCCGGTGTGGCAGTGGGAGGCGGGTACGGCGAGGCCGTGAGGGGGCATGATGCGGGTGGCGGCCTGGCTGGGAGCGCGTGGGGCGCGGGGTTCGAGGTGGAGGGAGGGATAACGGCACGTCGGCGTCGCGACCGGCCAGCGTCGTTGGGGATAATGTCAGAGAATATAATCGGGCGggtggatgacatgtggggcataCGCTGTGGTAGCAGCCTCTGCCCCGTTTGAAATAGGGGCGATTGAGGCATTTCGTTGTGAGGTTTAAGGCCGATCCTAATCCAAATATCTTCATTTGTGGATAAAATCCGAGGGGATTGGTCTAAGAGGCTGTGGTGCGAAGGTCACGTGCGAGCTGGTTTTTCATCTTTGTCAGTTCGTACCATAATTGGTCGATAATAATGATGCAATTTAGGTAAATACGACGATCAATCACCTTAAAGGTCTTATCTTTACATATAAATTTGGCTGCCACGAATTGGTGTGCTATATATGTCTCGCTCTATATTACTCTTTTCGTTCTAAATGATGAGACgtttgctatgcatttagatatatactatgtctagatacatagtaaaattaaTGTCTATGAACCCAAAATGTTTGATAATTTGAGATTGTGGGAGTAAAATTAGACTGCCATACTTGTCTGGCGAAATAGGCTCATTTAGCATTGTTTCGTTCTGGCATTGCCTTGTAGAAGCCAAAGTCGTAAAAGTACTAAAATCGTGGCTCCGCTGTTATATTTATACATGAAAACGACTTCGGCTCCTCCATTATCGCCAGAAGCACCCCTTTCCCTTGTCATTTAGTGTAGTTATTATAGCTCACCGCAAGAGCTGAAACCGGAGCAGCATCAAACAAGGTTTGAGGTTCTAATTCCTAGGCACCACTAAGCGCTATGAGATTATCAACAGCTTTGTAGGCACTATAATTATTGGTATGTTTGTTATTCGAGTTCCCCGTCTGAGAAGCTACTAGTATCGTACGAAAATGTTTCAAGCCGATTTCATCATTTGTGATTTGACACGTAGCAGCACGTCAACGATATATAAAAACATAAATAAACAAGTTAAGCACTCTGCCTTGCTGTCATTTTCCCAAACTTTCCTAGATTTATTATTTGAATTTTCAAAAGAAACCGGTTTGAAGTGGTGCAGCCACAAAAGCCCCACTAGGATAATCCGTCGAGAGTTGCACTAAAGTCCAGTGGACTGCCACCGTGGCCCACCACCAGCGTCTGGCCGGCCCCGCTCCTCATCCTCCACCCGCCACTGCCTTCCCTGCCTTCGTCCCCTCCCGCTCGGGAATCCTCCGCCTCCCTCCCCACCCAGATTCCCCCCACCACCGCCAAGCTGCCACCGCACGAGACGACCCGACCTCCTCCCACTAAAACCCACACGGTCACGGGCACGCTCCACTCCACTCGCTCCCACCGCCCGCGCACAATCCAAACCCAACCGTCCCGTCCACCTCGGCGCCTCCGCGCCCCTCCCCGGCGCCGCCATGCCGCCGCTTGCCACGCGCGTCCACGCCCCGGTGCTCCTCGCCCCCGCCTCCCCTTGCCCCGCCCCGCGCCTCTGTTTAGCGAGTGGGGcccgcggcgtcggcggcgggttCAGGAGGGGCGCGCTGGCCTCGGagaagccggcggcggcggcggtggcggtcgcGGAGAAAGCCGGCGGCgagggcggaggaggaggaggaggagagggcgagGGTCCGTACGACGCGATTGTGATCGGGTCCGGGATCGGGGGCCTGGTGGCGGCGACGCAGCTCGCGGCCAAGGGCGCGCGGGTGCTGGTCCTCGAGAAGTACCTCATCCCCGGGGGAAGCTCCGGGTACTACCGCCGCGGCGGGTTCACCTTCGACGTTGGCTCCTCCGTCATGTTCGGCTTCTCCGACAAGGTGGGTTCGCTAGTGTGGGGATTTTTTGGTGCTGCAGCCTGGGAAGTGGGAATTCGTGTTCAGGTGTGTTGACTACTGAGGTTGCGATGCTCTAGAGAGCTTGGTGATTGCGATTGGTTTTGGGCTGCTGCTCAGCTGCAAACTGCGATAGGTAGTCTTCAGTTTCCTCTGCTCTGCGGCTGCTCCGTGCCATCGGATAAACCTGATGGAAGTGAAGGCCACGCTATATTGCGTCTCAAATGTGCTAATATGCATGCCTAAGTGTCAGAGTGGCGTGCACTGCGTGATGCACACTATTGTGCATTGTTGGATCAAGGGTCATGCACGTTTATCTCATCAGCGCTTCAGCGAATTGGCATGAGTAGGTGAGCTAATGGCCTCAGATGTGCATGTATTACTGTCGGATGGTACTCGACTGGTTAGGATAGTAGTGTTGGTCTTATCGCTTCTTATATAACCACCCATTACAACTTTTAATCTGTATGACATATGCTGTTATGCAGGGTAATTTGAATTTGATCACACAAGCATTGGAAGCAGTTGGGCGTAAGATGGAAGTTCTACCTGACCCTTCTACAGTTCATTTCCACCTACCTGGTGATCTCTCTGTCCTTGTGCATAGAAAGTACGAAGACTTCATCAACGAACTGATCAGCAAATTCCCTCACGAGAAAGAAGGGATCCTTAAATTCTACGATACATGCTGGAAGGTACTGTCTTCAGTTTCTTACCTGTATCTCGGGACTCTTGTGTTATAACCCTCCATTCCAAAtgataagacgttttggcttttcttgatacatagcttttgctatgcattcCGATGGAAAGGTTATCTAGAACGAAGCGTAGCGTTATAGGTGTTTGAGCGAAGCGAGGTAGAAATGTTCTTGCCCCTAAGGGTAAGGTTGTTTATACCGAGCGTAGCGAGTTAGACGAACGGAGTGAGCAATAATTGACCGTAGGGAGATTATTGCGAACGTTTAGACATGCACTGTGTCTAGATAGATAATAAAAGCAATGTatccagaaaagccaaaatgtcttatagtttggaatggagggagtagttgataGTGCAACGCTAGAAATTACAATGATTGTCTAACAATCACATTTCAACAGATCTTCAATTCACTAAATTCGTTGGAGCTGAAGTCTCTAGAGGAGCCCCTTTACCTTTTTGGGCAATTTTTCCAGAAGCCTCTGGAATGCTTAACTCTAGGTATATAGACTGCAGCCCTGTATTCAAATTGAAAAATGTACTATTTACACTCTGTAGAGAAATTACACAAGGAATTAGCTAAATTAATATGAAGCAAATGCATTCTCACAAAAATTGTAAGAATTATTTGCTGTGtgttggagtttttttttttttttgaatagtACATCATATTTACAATAAAAGTCACAGGTCTATCTCCCTTTCAGCTTATTATTTGCCACAGAATGCTGGGGATATTGCTCGCAAGTTCATAAAAGATCAGGAGCTACTCTCCTTCATAGATGCTGAGGTGTGAGAGATTTGTGAGTTGATTCACTTTTCAAGTTTTCCTCTTTGGAGCATGTGATCTTCAGTCAATACTAGTTTAGTCGAAGACTGATGACTATTAATTGTTTTTGTAGTGTTTTATTGTGAGCACAGTCAATGCCTTGCAAACACCCATGATAAATGCAAGCATGGTAAATTCAATCTTGATCTTCATTTCAAATTCATTTGGGCTTCTGTTATCTCAATTGCCAATATAACAGGTCTTGTGCGATAGGCACTTCGGGGGGATTAATTATCCAGTTGGTGGCGTTGGTGGTATTGCAATATCCCTGGCAGATGGCCTTGTTGAAAAGGGCAGTGAAATACGTTACAAGGCGAATGTAACCAATGTTATTCTTGAAAATGGAAAGGCTGTGAGTTATCTTACTGACTTAAATACCTGGACTTATTGGGTTTTTGTATCTTAGCTGATAACTTCTGTACTCCAGGTTGGGGTGAGGTTATCAAATGGGAAGGAGTTCTTTGCTAAAACGGTGATATCAAATGCCACTAGATGGGACACGTTTGGTAATTCTAATATATCTTCGATTGGAACTTTCAAAAGAGGAAAAACTAGCTCTTTCAGTTTCATTAATTTACTTTTTTTTGAATGTACAGGAAAACTCTTGAAAGAAAAAGAACTTCCAGAAGAGGAGAAAAACTTTCAAAAGAATTATGTTAAGGCACCATCATTCCTTTCAATTCATATGGGTGTCAAAGCGTCAGTTCTGCCTGCTGGCACTGACTGCCACCATTTTGTACTTGAGGTATGCATTGTGTTCACTGGGAATGCCATATTGTTGAGAGTTTGACATCAGTAACATTTTCTTTGTATGACCTGTTTGAGTCCGTAATTGGCAGGATAATTGGAATAATTTGGAAAAGTCTTATGGAAGCATATTCTTAAGTATCCCTACAGTTCTTGATCCATCATTAGCTCCTGAAGGACATCATATACTTCATGTATTTACTACCGCAGGCATAGAAGACTGGGAGGTAAGGACAGTGTTCTAGCTGCAATGCAAATTTCATTAATATTGAGATACCATGTATTTTAGCGCTGTTTGTTTTCATCATTGACAGGGTCTTTCTAGGAAGGAGTATGAAGAGAAAAAAGAGGCGGTGGCCAATGAGATTATAAGAAGGCTTGAAAAGAAGTTGTTTCCTGGTCTTCAAGATTCAATAGTCCTCAAAGAGGTACCTTCTTGTTTTCCATGTGATTCTATTGATACATGTTCCAcagtttgatttttattaattctTGTATAAGCTTTAAACTGCCTTCTTAGCAACTGTTAAGAGTTGATGGTGAAAGGAAGATTATCATATGCTTGAATATGTATATGATTATGGATTATGGATCAGAAACCATCTGTTATATTTGTCAATTTTTGATGACTTTGCTCACAGCAATATCTTTCCAGTATGTGTGTCATGTGGGGACAGTCGTACAGCAGACGACGGCGCGCCAGGGACGTGCGGCGTGCTGCCGTGCGCGCAGATCGCGCGAGACTGGGCCAGGCCGAACCAGCCACAGGTGGTTAGGAGGAAAGATAGGATTAGTTGCTATTCTTAGTCCTTAATTCTAGGAGCCGGTTGGCTCTAGTTAGTTAAGCCTCAGGCTATATAGATTTGTATGGGAGACAATTAAAGAAATAAGAAAGATATTACCATCTAATCTCCTACCTCCATCTCTCAACTAAGCCTGCGGCAGGGGtaaacctcgccggagaagacgacgGACCGAGGCTACGAGTTGCGTAGCCGAGGGCCAGCTATCCGAGGGTTTGAGGCCCTTGACAATGTGGGTATCCCTTGAGGAGAGTAATGATCACTGACACAAGTCTCTTGAACAAACTCTTTCAAATGATCCATATCAAGTAATTGTAGTGTGGTTTCCATACCTTGCTTTAGGGCGCAGCTTCTTTATGGGCAATTGTCAAAGTCAGTTGAGTTGTGAGTTAAAAAATATTGACTTCTATGAATCACATGTCTAGCAACATATAATAACGCAGAAACTTTTGTAGCCTAGTCACACGTGCTTTGGTTATATGCAGTAAACTTAACTGGAACTGTTCTGACTTCTGCTACCAGTAACTCTTCTAATGCAAAACTTGTTTTGTTTCATCAGGTAGGCTCACCAAAAACCCACCGAAGATTTCTTGCTCGAAATGATGGTACATATGGACCAATGCCACGGGGTAAACCGAAGGGCTTACTGGCTATGCCTTTCAATACTACTGTAAGTATCAGAAATCATCTCCCTTTGGGTGACTTGATGTACTGGATGTCCTCACAATGTTATAAGATTTGTCGAACTGAAACTGGGGTTCTCAATTTACAGTCAATAGATGGCCTTTACTGTGTTGGTGACAGCTGTTTTCCTGGGCAAGGTGTCATAGCTGTAGCATTCTCAGGGATCATGTGTGCTCACCGAGTTGCTGCAGATATTGGTAAGTTCAATTTTTACTGTGTCTGTCCTGAACAGGGATagcttgggccttgtttagttggcgaatttttttgggaaatggtactgtagtactttcgttgttatttggcaattagtgtccaatcatagtctaattaggcttaaaacattcgtctcgtgaatttcgtctaaactgtgtaattagttttattttttatttatatttaatgcttcatgcatgcgtccaaagattcgatgtgacggggaatcttgcaaaattttgcaaaattttgggaactaaacaggcacttgaTGTTTCACTAAGACAGAATTAGTCACATGTTTGATGCTAGGTCTTAGAGTAGAACTCTTGATGAACAGTGCTATGAGAATGGTTTGCAACTCACAGTTTCTTTTTACTGCTTTACCCTTCTTCCAGGACTAGAGCAAAAATCTCCAGTTCTAGATGCTGGTCTTCTTGGGCTACTCAGATGGTTCAGAACACTTGCATAGGACTATCAGACAGTGGAAAATGGACTTCATCTTGTTTCAGAAGGCTGATATTTCACTAGAGTTAGGATTCTGCACTTGTTATGATGATCTGGAGCTGCAGCCTTTGTTATCAGCAGCGATTTCTCTTAACtctcaaaaggaaaaaaaatgaaatatgaaTAGGTGTACAGGTTTCAGATTTCAAATTCTATAATTAGGGGTACCTCAGCTTTTGTCTGTTGTGTACCTCAGCTGATTACCACGATAAGCAGAGCTGTACATTTGGGAGCAATGTAAATCATGTTACCTAAGGACTTTGAAAGTTCTGTTTTGGAACACCCTTCAACTCTCTGAATATACAAAAGCATCCTTCAACTCTGAAGTCTGAATATACAAAAGCGTCAAATGTGGTTTTGCCGGACGGATGCTTCCGCCACCCAAAGCTGTGGGGTGGGTCGAAATAGTCTCAAGTCAGATTCAATGCTCTGCCCGACAAAGTTGCCTAGCAACCAAGCGTGCACTATGGTCTACCCTTAGTTTGTCTAGCACTAGCAGTATGTGATCGCCCATCACAAGCACCTGCGGGTAATTGTGctgggtttatatttatatagtATTTGGTTATATATTCAGAGTCCAGCACAATATGTTAACCAAAGTGTCTGAAGCTGCGTGTAGTTGACAAGGTAACGGTGCGCTTCTGCGCATATAGAAGGCaaatgcaacatttccttttccttTCCTGGAGGAAACCAATTATCAATTGCAATATTGCATCACTCAGAAACAAGTTACATGGTATGCCAAACAGTGCAATTGTTCTCAGCTAAAttctttaaaaaaatatatatattctcGATACAGGTTGCATGGCACAATAACAATACAATCGTTCTTGCACTAAATTGTGTCAAAAAATTGGATGGCATAATGTGGCAGGTCATGGTACAAATTAAATCGGATAATCAGTTCGCTAGATTCTGGGTGAGTGCCATGCCAATCGGAGGGCTCATGATCATTGTCCACCAAGAAGGTACTGCAGACTGCTCAAGGAAAAATGGGCATAGAAAATTGCTTAACTCTTACAAAAAAAATGGATCCACTCAAACATGAAGATCAGAGACCTTGCCGTTGTGAAACTCAGAAGGAGAACTTGAATCCTCCACTTTTGGCATCGGCAGCAGAATCCCAGAACGACGCTTTCTTCTTCCGAGCAGCGGCCTTCTGCTGAACCTTAAGCTCAAGCTGCTTGATCATGCCAGGGTGAGCTGCCTCGATGGCACCCCGGAACTTGTCATGCAGATTCACTCTGTCCTTAGTCCCGGAGACAAGCTCACTTGCGTTGGGCTtcttgaggaaatcaagaacattcAACAAATTCCTCCTGCATGTTTTGCAGGAAAAGAAAGAGGCAACACATCATACATAAGCTAAATATTTTGAGAAAATAGACCAAAAGTTCTCAAATAAGTTGCATAGTTCTGAAAAACGTCCATGCTCCATGCAATGGTTGCAAATTATAGTCGAGAATTCTCTACTATATTCATGCGAAAATCTAGAGGAAAAAAATTGTATGTACTTCCAAAATAACCAGGATAGGCAGCATCAGATGACCAGATAGCATCAAGTTCACAGAACAGACAACTGCATACCAAGCAGCTAACAAGGCTAACTGGACAACCTTAGTTGAATTGCGAATGTCCAGATTGAACCCCTACACAAAGAACCCAGCTTCATCATTCTTCCATATCTAGTCAGAATCCTAATTCCTAAACAACAATTCAAAGATGAATGGAGGACAGCATCAAGTAGAAAGCAGAGAATTTATGTTCTAAGGTAATGTTGTCCCCAAAGGACAAttctcattcattcatatattGATCATGTTACCATTTTGGGTAAACAATTTTTCTTAATTTGGGTACAACTCAGTAAGTTTTACATTGACTGGGAGACCTACACTTTGGACGCTAAAGTAAGATAAATATACTAACATGAATCATACATGATCAAACAGTgctgtcatttggatttgtaccgAGTAATGGAATCCTTTCGAGTTCTGACCATGCAAGCAAGCTAAGCATAGTTTGTGAAATGGCATGACAAAAAAATCCTATTGAAGAGCGCAACTATTTGTAGATAAGAAAAAGACAAAAGGTGAATTCTTTAAGGTGAATGCTTAAGTGAAAGACAACACATATGACATGATTACAGAAAAAACAATGAAATTGTTTGCGCTGTGAA is part of the Miscanthus floridulus cultivar M001 chromosome 9, ASM1932011v1, whole genome shotgun sequence genome and encodes:
- the LOC136484006 gene encoding E3 ubiquitin-protein ligase RHF2A-like, with the protein product MASETDDKAKMESLTSAAAFVEGGIQDACDDACSICLEAFCESNPSALTGCKHEFHLQCILEWCQRSSQCPMCWQPISMKDPTSQELLEAVERERNIRTNQTRNTTIFHHPALGDFELQHLPVGNDAELEERILQHLAAAAAMGRAHHLGRREGHRGRSGSHGRPQFLVFSTHPNSPSAGTISSSSAHVEGENDSNPATPRASESSPRAIRVGDAGNQSPGMLTYDAEQDAVVSSGNSTPVSSPRFFNRRHSTGQSTPDRAGPSDIQSFSDSLKSRLNAVSMKYKESITKSTRGWKERLFSRNSSVADLGSEVRREVNAGIASVSRMMERLETRGNSRTGDGPTASTSEVPPATESSNERTTETSSASAAVGTTTTTTSTSASNAPAPCVATSGSN
- the LOC136484007 gene encoding prolycopene isomerase, chloroplastic-like isoform X1: MPPLATRVHAPVLLAPASPCPAPRLCLASGARGVGGGFRRGALASEKPAAAAVAVAEKAGGEGGGGGGGEGEGPYDAIVIGSGIGGLVAATQLAAKGARVLVLEKYLIPGGSSGYYRRGGFTFDVGSSVMFGFSDKGNLNLITQALEAVGRKMEVLPDPSTVHFHLPGDLSVLVHRKYEDFINELISKFPHEKEGILKFYDTCWKIFNSLNSLELKSLEEPLYLFGQFFQKPLECLTLAYYLPQNAGDIARKFIKDQELLSFIDAECFIVSTVNALQTPMINASMVLCDRHFGGINYPVGGVGGIAISLADGLVEKGSEIRYKANVTNVILENGKAVGVRLSNGKEFFAKTVISNATRWDTFGKLLKEKELPEEEKNFQKNYVKAPSFLSIHMGVKASVLPAGTDCHHFVLEDNWNNLEKSYGSIFLSIPTVLDPSLAPEGHHILHVFTTAGIEDWEGLSRKEYEEKKEAVANEIIRRLEKKLFPGLQDSIVLKEVGSPKTHRRFLARNDGTYGPMPRGKPKGLLAMPFNTTSIDGLYCVGDSCFPGQGVIAVAFSGIMCAHRVAADIGLEQKSPVLDAGLLGLLRWFRTLA
- the LOC136484007 gene encoding prolycopene isomerase, chloroplastic-like isoform X2, coding for MPPLATRVHAPVLLAPASPCPAPRLCLASGARGVGGGFRRGALASEKPAAAAVAVAEKAGGEGGGGGGGEGEGPYDAIVIGSGIGGLVAATQLAAKGARVLVLEKYLIPGGSSGYYRRGGFTFDVGSSVMFGFSDKGNLNLITQALEAVGRKMEVLPDPSTVHFHLPGDLSVLVHRKYEDFINELISKFPHEKEGILKFYDTCWKIFNSLNSLELKSLEEPLYLFGQFFQKPLECLTLAYYLPQNAGDIARKFIKDQELLSFIDAEVLCDRHFGGINYPVGGVGGIAISLADGLVEKGSEIRYKANVTNVILENGKAVGVRLSNGKEFFAKTVISNATRWDTFGKLLKEKELPEEEKNFQKNYVKAPSFLSIHMGVKASVLPAGTDCHHFVLEDNWNNLEKSYGSIFLSIPTVLDPSLAPEGHHILHVFTTAGIEDWEGLSRKEYEEKKEAVANEIIRRLEKKLFPGLQDSIVLKEVGSPKTHRRFLARNDGTYGPMPRGKPKGLLAMPFNTTSIDGLYCVGDSCFPGQGVIAVAFSGIMCAHRVAADIGLEQKSPVLDAGLLGLLRWFRTLA